The proteins below are encoded in one region of Micromonospora yangpuensis:
- a CDS encoding S8 family serine peptidase encodes MRRRTRIGAAGLATAMLLGLGQPGWAAPNGGGTPGGDGTGPGGGVPVGADGQPATVTLVTGDRITVDRGGRVTIRPAKDRAGIRFRSHRIDGELHVVPADAVPLIASGVLDRRLFNVSRLIEYGYHDAARDRLPLIVAYPDRAAARRGGSPLPGAELRVDRALPAIEGVAVSADKTDLADVWTKLTGAAPKTADRIPGIERIWLDGKRRLTVDRGVRQIGAPAAYEAGFTGTGVTVAVIDSGVDPTHPDLAGAVTEAVTFLPDTDPVDRFGHGTHVASTIAGRGTASDGKYRGVAPDASLVSAKVCDYWCDDSAILAAMHWAAVDKKATVVNMSLGSGDGPEVDPFEEAVNTLTAQTGALFVVSAGNEGPDGQTVGSPGSADAALTVGAVDRDGSLAPFSSRGARVGDDAVKPDLTAPGVGIVAAKAAEGQMGVPVGEQYVAESGTSMAAPHVAGAAALLAQQHPDWDATRIKATLMGSANPRPGDTAYQQGAGLVDVARAIGQSVTATPQSLSYGRTRWPHHDDDPITRTLTLRNDGTEALTLDLAWQIIGPDGRPAPAGMFRTAAPQVTVPAGGTAEVAATVDTSVDGKDGYYSGHLLATAGQHRTVVPVGVHREVESYDLTVTHLDSTGAPADTYWSLVSGIDVPGIEPLDGTAGGPTIRRLPKGRYAVTGVVEEFGERERSSLLSRPEINLTRDTTVTLDARKAKPITATVPERTARPVLVQTGVLVELFGRSPAIIDIGAAGFGSLYSAQLGDQATHGHVAGYVAHQWARPDGDGGFAGTPYLYHLGEGFPGRLPTGYRKDVRRAELATMRHELRGERLGDQVERNMSAEFDGVYGSTFSAEVPVGDTWTEYYSITDVAWSGGITIWQSVEGEPEAEFRKVLYSQPRRYQAGRSYREVWNTAPIGPTLVATGTPYSSAGRIEDVIRVDIPLHGDAAGHGGWSAGDVGRTALYRGDELVEEFTEPTAAGFGFFEVPAEAAAYRLEASARRSFTELSTEVDLTWRFRSARPDGDDWVRLPVMVVRYAPELDGRSAAPAGRPFEVRLRVLGAEGVPVTPKQVTVRVSYDDGKTWQPATVRGAGTTWTATLQHPRSGGYVSLRTSVTDGQGNSLDQTVVRAYRLSDG; translated from the coding sequence ATGAGGAGACGCACACGGATCGGCGCGGCCGGGCTGGCCACCGCGATGCTGCTGGGGCTGGGGCAACCCGGCTGGGCCGCGCCGAACGGTGGCGGTACGCCCGGCGGCGACGGAACCGGCCCGGGTGGCGGGGTGCCGGTGGGGGCCGACGGCCAGCCGGCGACGGTCACGCTGGTCACGGGCGACCGGATCACCGTCGACCGGGGTGGTCGGGTGACGATCCGACCGGCGAAGGACCGCGCCGGCATCCGGTTCCGGTCCCACCGGATCGACGGCGAACTGCACGTGGTACCCGCGGACGCGGTGCCGCTGATCGCCTCCGGGGTGCTGGACCGTCGACTGTTCAACGTCAGCAGGCTGATCGAGTACGGCTACCACGACGCGGCCCGCGACCGGCTACCGCTGATCGTGGCGTACCCGGACCGGGCGGCCGCCCGGCGGGGTGGATCGCCGCTGCCCGGTGCCGAACTCCGGGTCGACCGGGCTTTACCGGCGATCGAGGGGGTAGCGGTCAGCGCGGACAAGACCGACCTGGCCGACGTCTGGACGAAGCTGACCGGGGCCGCGCCGAAGACCGCCGACCGCATCCCCGGCATCGAGCGGATCTGGCTCGACGGGAAGCGTCGGCTGACGGTGGACCGGGGCGTACGGCAGATCGGCGCGCCCGCCGCCTACGAGGCCGGCTTCACCGGCACCGGGGTGACCGTGGCGGTCATCGACAGCGGCGTCGACCCGACCCACCCCGACCTGGCCGGGGCGGTGACCGAGGCGGTCACCTTCCTGCCGGACACCGACCCGGTCGACCGGTTCGGGCACGGCACCCACGTGGCCTCGACCATCGCCGGCCGGGGCACCGCCTCCGACGGGAAGTACCGGGGGGTGGCCCCGGACGCCAGCCTGGTCTCCGCGAAGGTCTGCGACTACTGGTGCGATGACTCGGCGATCCTCGCGGCGATGCACTGGGCGGCCGTGGACAAGAAGGCCACGGTCGTCAACATGAGCCTCGGCAGCGGCGACGGGCCGGAGGTCGACCCGTTCGAGGAGGCGGTGAACACGCTCACCGCGCAGACCGGCGCCCTCTTCGTGGTCTCCGCCGGCAACGAGGGGCCGGACGGGCAGACGGTCGGCTCGCCCGGCAGCGCGGACGCCGCGCTGACCGTCGGGGCGGTCGACCGGGACGGGTCCCTCGCACCCTTCTCCAGCCGGGGCGCGCGGGTAGGCGACGACGCCGTGAAACCGGACCTCACCGCGCCGGGTGTCGGCATCGTCGCCGCCAAGGCCGCCGAGGGTCAGATGGGGGTACCGGTCGGGGAGCAGTACGTCGCCGAGTCCGGGACCTCGATGGCCGCCCCGCACGTGGCGGGCGCGGCGGCGCTCCTCGCCCAGCAGCACCCCGACTGGGACGCCACCCGGATCAAGGCCACCCTGATGGGCTCGGCCAACCCGCGACCCGGTGACACCGCGTACCAGCAGGGCGCGGGCCTGGTCGACGTGGCGCGGGCCATCGGGCAGTCGGTGACCGCCACCCCGCAGAGCCTGTCGTACGGACGCACGAGGTGGCCGCACCACGACGACGACCCGATCACCCGGACCCTCACCCTGCGCAACGACGGGACCGAGGCGCTCACCCTCGACCTGGCCTGGCAGATCATCGGGCCCGACGGCAGGCCCGCTCCGGCCGGCATGTTCCGCACCGCCGCGCCGCAGGTCACCGTGCCGGCCGGGGGTACCGCCGAGGTGGCCGCCACCGTGGACACCAGCGTCGACGGCAAGGACGGCTACTACAGCGGGCACCTGCTCGCCACCGCCGGGCAGCACCGCACCGTCGTCCCGGTCGGAGTGCACCGCGAGGTGGAGAGCTACGACCTGACCGTCACCCACCTGGACTCGACAGGCGCGCCGGCCGACACGTACTGGAGCCTGGTCAGCGGGATCGACGTACCGGGGATCGAGCCGCTCGACGGGACCGCCGGCGGACCCACCATCCGGCGGCTGCCCAAGGGCCGCTACGCGGTGACCGGGGTGGTCGAGGAGTTCGGCGAGCGGGAGCGCAGCAGCCTGCTGAGCCGACCCGAGATCAATCTGACCCGGGACACCACGGTCACCCTGGACGCGCGGAAGGCCAAGCCGATCACGGCGACCGTGCCGGAGCGCACCGCCCGTCCGGTGCTGGTGCAGACCGGGGTGCTGGTGGAACTCTTCGGCCGCTCCCCGGCGATCATCGACATCGGGGCTGCCGGGTTCGGCAGCCTCTACTCGGCCCAACTCGGTGACCAGGCCACCCACGGGCACGTCGCCGGCTACGTCGCGCACCAGTGGGCCAGGCCGGACGGCGACGGCGGTTTCGCCGGGACGCCGTACCTCTATCACCTGGGTGAGGGCTTCCCCGGCCGGCTGCCCACCGGGTACCGCAAGGACGTGCGGCGCGCGGAGCTGGCCACCATGCGTCACGAGCTGCGCGGCGAGCGGCTGGGTGACCAGGTCGAACGGAACATGTCGGCGGAGTTCGACGGGGTGTACGGCTCGACCTTCAGCGCGGAGGTACCGGTCGGCGACACCTGGACCGAGTACTACAGCATCACGGACGTCGCCTGGTCGGGTGGCATCACCATCTGGCAGAGCGTCGAGGGGGAGCCCGAGGCGGAGTTCCGCAAGGTGCTCTACAGCCAGCCCCGGCGGTACCAGGCCGGTCGCAGCTACCGGGAGGTGTGGAACACCGCACCGATCGGACCGACCCTGGTGGCGACCGGGACCCCGTACAGCAGCGCCGGCCGGATCGAGGACGTGATCCGGGTCGACATCCCGCTGCACGGCGACGCGGCCGGGCACGGCGGTTGGTCCGCCGGTGACGTCGGTCGGACGGCGCTCTACCGGGGTGACGAACTGGTCGAGGAGTTCACCGAACCCACCGCCGCCGGCTTCGGCTTCTTCGAGGTGCCGGCGGAGGCGGCGGCGTACCGGCTGGAGGCCTCCGCCCGGCGCAGCTTCACCGAACTCTCCACCGAGGTCGACCTGACCTGGCGGTTCCGCTCCGCCCGGCCGGACGGGGACGACTGGGTGCGGCTGCCGGTCATGGTGGTGCGGTACGCCCCGGAGCTGGACGGCCGGTCGGCGGCACCGGCCGGTCGGCCCTTCGAGGTACGGCTGCGGGTCCTCGGCGCCGAGGGGGTCCCGGTGACCCCGAAGCAGGTCACCGTGCGGGTCTCCTACGACGACGGCAAGACCTGGCAGCCGGCCACGGTCCGGGGTGCCGGCACGACGTGGACCGCGACCCTCCAGCACCCCCGCTCCGGTGGGTACGTGTCGCTGCGTACCTCGGTCACCGACGGGCAGGGCAACAGCCTCGACCAGACGGTCGTCCGGGCGTACCGGTTGAGCGACGGGTGA
- a CDS encoding SigE family RNA polymerase sigma factor yields the protein MNAEEEEGFRQFVAAQLGPLRKLAYLTCGNWHTAEDAVATALAKLYPRWRKLDRPDLYVKTMVYRAAVDEIRRPWRRERSAGDELPDVALRDPAAGTDERIRVQAALRTVPRKQRAALILRYYLGMTLEESAAVLGVSVGTAKSQTSRGLSRLREVLATESIDLQVVEIKELSRAVA from the coding sequence GTGAATGCCGAGGAAGAGGAAGGGTTCCGTCAGTTCGTCGCGGCCCAGTTGGGCCCGTTGCGCAAACTGGCGTACCTGACCTGCGGTAACTGGCACACGGCGGAAGATGCCGTGGCCACCGCCCTAGCCAAGCTGTATCCGCGCTGGCGGAAGCTCGACCGTCCCGACCTGTACGTCAAGACGATGGTGTACCGGGCCGCGGTGGACGAGATCCGCCGGCCGTGGCGTCGGGAACGCTCCGCCGGTGACGAACTGCCGGACGTCGCGCTACGTGACCCGGCGGCCGGCACCGACGAACGGATCCGGGTTCAGGCCGCCCTGCGTACCGTGCCCCGCAAGCAGCGGGCCGCGCTGATCCTCCGCTACTACCTCGGGATGACCCTCGAGGAGAGCGCGGCGGTCCTCGGGGTCTCCGTCGGCACCGCCAAGAGCCAGACGTCGCGAGGGCTGTCCCGCCTTCGTGAGGTGCTGGCCACCGAGAGCATCGACCTGCAGGTCGTGGAGATCAAGGAGTTGTCCCGTGCGGTTGCATGA
- a CDS encoding MarR family winged helix-turn-helix transcriptional regulator, with product MTPRWLNDREDRAWRGFQAMRAELTAHLARQLAQQNGLTEAEYAILATVSEAPGRRLRARELCKLLGWERSRLSHQIARMENRGTVRRAASADDRRGFDVVLTTAGVAAIDAAAPQHVAAVRHCFADLLTPAQLDTLGDIADIITNHLDSEHEAPACGG from the coding sequence GTGACCCCACGATGGCTGAACGACCGGGAGGACCGGGCCTGGCGAGGCTTTCAGGCCATGCGCGCGGAACTCACCGCCCACCTCGCACGGCAACTCGCCCAACAGAACGGCCTCACCGAGGCCGAGTACGCGATCCTCGCAACCGTCTCCGAGGCCCCGGGCCGACGGCTACGCGCCAGGGAGCTGTGCAAGCTGCTCGGGTGGGAGCGCAGTCGACTTTCGCACCAGATCGCCCGGATGGAGAATCGCGGCACCGTACGGCGGGCCGCCAGCGCGGACGACAGGAGGGGATTCGACGTCGTCCTCACCACCGCCGGCGTCGCCGCCATCGACGCCGCAGCGCCGCAGCACGTGGCCGCGGTACGACACTGCTTCGCCGATCTCCTCACGCCCGCTCAGCTCGACACGCTAGGGGACATAGCCGACATCATCACCAACCACCTCGACAGCGAGCACGAGGCCCCTGCCTGCGGCGGATAG
- a CDS encoding NADPH-dependent FMN reductase translates to MAKIGIILGSTRPNRNGEQVAKWVYDIASRRTDAEFELVDLRDYPLPHLDEPMSASFGQYQHEHTKQWAAKIGSFDGFVMVTPEYNHSTSGVLKNAIDYLFAEWNNKAVGFVSYGGAGGARAAEHLRLIAGELMMADVRQQVTLSLVTEFENFSVFKPGEYSTGALHTLLDQVVAWSTALAPLRVTARAA, encoded by the coding sequence ATGGCCAAGATCGGGATCATCCTGGGTAGCACCCGTCCGAACCGCAACGGCGAGCAGGTCGCCAAGTGGGTGTACGACATCGCCTCCCGCCGGACAGACGCCGAGTTCGAGCTCGTCGACCTGCGGGACTATCCGCTGCCGCACCTGGACGAGCCGATGTCGGCGTCCTTCGGGCAGTACCAGCACGAACACACCAAGCAGTGGGCGGCCAAGATCGGCTCATTCGACGGCTTCGTCATGGTGACTCCGGAGTACAACCACAGCACCTCCGGAGTGCTCAAGAACGCGATCGACTACCTCTTCGCCGAGTGGAACAACAAGGCGGTCGGGTTCGTGTCGTACGGCGGTGCCGGCGGCGCCCGAGCCGCTGAACACCTGCGCCTGATCGCCGGCGAGCTGATGATGGCCGACGTGCGTCAGCAGGTGACGCTCTCCCTGGTGACCGAGTTCGAGAACTTCTCGGTCTTCAAGCCCGGCGAGTACAGCACCGGCGCGCTCCACACGCTGCTGGACCAGGTCGTGGCCTGGAGCACCGCCTTGGCACCGTTGCGCGTCACGGCCCGCGCAGCCTGA
- a CDS encoding pirin family protein codes for MSITFSPVVAAGTRHIPGFTALHFIDLEKLEVAASPLAVLDDFRVDGLPFSPHPHAGFAAVTYVFEDSPGEVRSRASSGVDITVGPGGIVWTDAGSGVVHEEVPAVRGRELHGLQLFVNLSARNKSAAPQVRHLQGHEVPQWHSPDGDDRVRVVVGSFKGVSSPLRPTEPFTMLDARIRHEITFDLPQAENAVVYVLDGTVDVHADSQTRQVGTSHALGVRGGGSGGRLTVAPRQSAHLLILSGAEIREPVVTAGPFIMNDAAQVRDAADRYHAGSMGQLTPLSDAG; via the coding sequence ATGTCGATCACCTTTTCGCCGGTTGTGGCCGCCGGAACGCGCCACATACCCGGCTTCACCGCACTGCACTTCATCGACCTGGAGAAGTTGGAAGTAGCGGCGTCGCCGCTGGCCGTTCTCGACGACTTCCGCGTCGACGGACTCCCGTTCTCACCTCATCCCCATGCCGGCTTCGCGGCTGTGACCTACGTGTTCGAGGACTCCCCGGGTGAGGTACGGAGCCGCGCCTCCTCGGGCGTCGACATCACCGTCGGGCCCGGCGGAATCGTGTGGACCGACGCCGGCAGCGGCGTCGTGCACGAGGAGGTCCCCGCCGTCCGCGGTCGCGAGCTGCACGGACTTCAACTCTTCGTCAACCTGAGCGCCAGGAACAAATCGGCCGCGCCACAGGTCCGCCACCTCCAGGGCCACGAGGTCCCCCAATGGCACAGCCCGGACGGCGACGACCGGGTCCGGGTGGTCGTCGGCTCGTTCAAGGGTGTGTCGTCGCCGTTGAGGCCCACCGAGCCGTTCACCATGCTCGACGCTCGGATACGACACGAGATCACTTTCGATCTTCCGCAGGCTGAGAACGCCGTCGTGTACGTCCTCGACGGGACGGTCGACGTCCACGCCGACAGCCAGACCCGGCAGGTCGGCACCAGCCACGCGCTGGGCGTCCGCGGCGGTGGCAGTGGCGGCCGACTCACGGTCGCACCGCGGCAGAGCGCGCACCTGCTCATTCTGAGCGGCGCGGAGATCCGGGAGCCGGTGGTGACTGCCGGCCCCTTCATCATGAACGACGCGGCGCAGGTCAGGGACGCCGCCGACCGCTACCACGCAGGATCGATGGGACAGCTGACGCCGCTCAGCGACGCGGGATGA
- a CDS encoding VOC family protein yields MTILKTYARLWVDDLDASLPSLRTLVGSEPELRFAFDAIELAAIGDFLVIAGAPAERARYRHASATVIVADLDAVVAGLTAAGGEVTTPEATSPTGRYLYARHAGGAEVEYVEWVPELVERIIPRR; encoded by the coding sequence ATGACCATCCTGAAGACGTACGCCCGGCTCTGGGTGGATGACCTCGACGCGTCGCTGCCGTCACTACGGACCCTGGTCGGCAGCGAGCCGGAGCTGCGCTTCGCCTTCGACGCGATCGAGTTGGCAGCGATCGGCGACTTCCTGGTGATCGCCGGCGCGCCGGCGGAACGGGCCCGCTACCGGCACGCCTCCGCCACCGTGATCGTGGCCGACCTGGACGCCGTCGTCGCCGGGTTGACCGCCGCAGGCGGCGAGGTCACCACGCCGGAGGCGACCAGTCCGACCGGCCGCTACCTGTACGCCCGGCACGCCGGTGGGGCGGAGGTCGAGTACGTCGAGTGGGTGCCGGAGCTGGTCGAGCGGATCATCCCGCGTCGCTGA
- a CDS encoding winged helix-turn-helix transcriptional regulator has protein sequence MPGAPTAAAEVAQAHQAAREVFDVVGTKWALSVIEALGADTRRYGELHRQVTGISHRLLTATLRQLEQHGVVERTLHPTVPPRTEYRLTPAGQELQHTINGFCRWSRRHLDEILAARRRSEQA, from the coding sequence ATGCCCGGCGCGCCGACAGCGGCGGCGGAGGTGGCGCAGGCACACCAGGCGGCTCGCGAGGTGTTCGACGTGGTCGGCACCAAGTGGGCGCTGTCGGTCATCGAGGCCCTCGGTGCCGACACCCGCCGCTACGGGGAACTGCACCGGCAGGTCACCGGCATCAGCCACCGGCTGCTCACCGCGACCCTGCGGCAGCTGGAGCAGCACGGGGTGGTCGAGCGGACGCTCCATCCCACCGTGCCGCCCCGTACCGAATACCGGCTCACCCCCGCCGGCCAGGAGCTACAGCACACGATCAACGGGTTCTGTCGGTGGAGCCGCCGACACCTTGACGAGATCCTGGCCGCACGCCGCCGGTCCGAGCAGGCCTGA